From the genome of Turicibacter faecis, one region includes:
- a CDS encoding cold-shock protein, with product MTTGTVKWFNSEKGFGFITVEGGNDVFAHFSAIQGEGFKTLEEGQQVSFEIVEGDRGPQAANIVKL from the coding sequence ATGACAACAGGTACAGTAAAATGGTTTAACTCAGAAAAAGGTTTCGGATTCATCACTGTTGAAGGTGGAAACGATGTATTCGCTCACTTCTCAGCAATCCAAGGAGAAGGATTCAAAACTTTAGAAGAAGGTCAACAAGTTTCTTTCGAAATCGTTGAAGGAGATCGTGGACCTCAAGCAGCTAACATCGTTAAATTATAA